aacacaaaaggggTCTCAGCCGATGCCTCTCTCACTCGATCTCTGTCTGCTACTGCTCGTCGATCTCTGTTGCTACTGTGTCGTCGATCTCTGCTGCTGCTGTCAACGATCTCTTCAAGACTTCAACTCTCTTGTCTGTCTCCTATCCTATCCTATCCTGAGTCTCCTGACTCCTTAGGATGATTGAAGTGCAACTAGGAAAAGTACTTGGATGCTTgtcttttattgattttgacGTTTTAGTTTTTGTCTATGCGAGCTCGGTGGCTATTTGACATTTCatgaatatttttatgtatttttggaTGGTAAACTCATTGGCTTAGTAGTGCTTATTAATTGAAATATTAGTGTGTgctatttttactatttttttccgCATAGGTGCGCCTCGCCTTGCGGCTCTCGCCTCAAGCCCAACAAGACTTTGCGCCTCGGTGCGCTTTTCGCCTGTGACAACTATGGTGTCACCATGGATGTTGCTCTAGTGGTTTTTTTCTATTCTAGTCTAGAGGGCTCAAGGACGAAGGGTTTTGTGAATTTGTCTCGTCATATATAGGAGtacaacaaaccaaaccaaatcaagtcGGGTATTGTATCCCAATTAATTGGAGTAGACTACatgaatcttatttttctattgtCTCGTCATATTACAGAGtttgaaaaagtaatttcattttccaagaaaaaaccaacatggctttgttcggttaaccgttttgttttagttttagttttgttttcaatcattaccctatttctttctctaatcattaccctatttttctaattattagtttctcatctctctctatctctctccaattattatctctatcttcaatcattactctatttctctcttcccccactaccaaaactaaactaaactaaactcccaaccaaacacaatcatatattttttttgccaataaaaagcaaattaaaacttttttaaaGTACAAGAAAATTGGATCCGGGACAGTGCCTATCCTGCATTTTGGGCTATTTTTTGGGTGTTGTAGGTCACTTTGGGCCCATAATAATAATCCAAACCGTTTAAACATTAGATCTCGTAGACATATATCACTACTATAATTAGCTTGATCAACAATTGATATTTAAAACGTTTGTATACAATTGTTATAGATAAAATGATGGATGAAATTTAGAAATCACATTTGTTGtccattttgtcatttttcaacATATTTATCGATGTGTGATCAAGTTAAATTTTACAAAGGTGCACATTTCGACTCTATTACATATGgtcgttttcttttttcctttcaaaaaaaaaagtagaccCATAACAACTCAAAATTAGATCTGATGGATGGGAGTAGGGGTGTAAATTCGGCCTAGTGGCCCGAAGCCCGCCCAAGCCCGTTGAACTTTAGCCCAACCCGGACCCAATGGTAGCCCGGCCCTAGGCCCTACCCAATCTCTATGGATAGGGCTTGCAGTAGACGTTTTGAAGCCTAGCCCGGCCCAAAAGCCCGATCCATTGGGCTACCTGATTAGCCCGGCCCGAAGCCCAAACATTTTAGCCCGATTCAAGCGCGATATTGCAGTTAGTTTCTAACTCTATAAATACTACAagttttcaattctttttgcaCAATTCTCTCCTTACACGTCTTTTGTACTTTTTCAACACAACACTATTTCTAATGTCTCCATTTTAAAGCTCTTAAGTTCCTAAAggatttgaatttcaaaaagaaaaaaaaaattcctaaagcTTCAAGTTCAAGCTCCAAAAATTTCCTCTCACAATAATTGCGATAGCCAACTTTTATTTTGCGTTCCCCTTTGTGTGACAtctatttagttttttgaattaattggTTAGTTACTAGTAgtgcctttttcttttatggATCTTAATGAAAATATTGGTAGTGACTTTATTAGCATTGATGAAGAGCGATAATGTTGTAGTTGAAATGTGCTCGACAAGCAATTTATTAACTCATTTTAATTGGAAATCATTTAGAATGTGCCATTCATGGTTTATTTAATAGAAAGAcatattttattcaatattttttgccTACATTATTCAATTATGTTGAATACATTGCCTTAAAGTCATGCACTCAATAAACACTTGTATATGATTCCATGAAGTTCAAAAAATCCTTCattttcaagtaattaaaataaaaactacgctaaaatattatttttacttcTATATATGAAAGTTCTAAGAAAAATGCCCTAAATAACCAGGGCCCAAGCCCAAGCCCGGATACATTAGCGCTTAGGGTTGGGTCTGGGCTAGATTTTTGGACATTGGGCAGGCTTGGCCGGGCCCAATTTTTTGTGGGAGCCCGATGGGCTTTGGGTTGGGCTGGGTGGGAGACTGAACCAAAACTCGGTTAACAATAGCTTTCTCTCGGTGCCAACATTACAAGCTAGAGTAACAAATGACAAATACCAAGATGGCTAAATTGATTCCTTAATTAGCTTGTATTAATTCGATTGGTTGAAAGAGAAGATCAATACTTCGTCACTTTTTCTCAAGATGGAGATATTAGTGCTAGTGTTGGTTGGAATATGCTAACTCCTTTTTTGTACAAGACATGTAGCTAGGCAACTTAGTTTTGAGAGATTTGAAAGTGCATATGATCTCTTTGCAAATGAGTTAGCACGTGGAGGATAGCTAGCTACTAATTTCCTTCTATTTTGTACTCCTACTTAAATACTGATGTTGGAGGAATACAAGTCTCCTAGTAGTTTTCGAAGGAGCGATGTGTGAATGCAATGGTATTTCTTTTGAAGCAATTGGGGGATTCGCTATAGGATTTGATAGATTGTTCTTGATCTTGCTATTCAAAATGAAAAGTTTAGCAGACTTAGAGTTGTATGTATGAAACAGTTCTAACGGCCAGAAATGCAATGGAAGCATTCGTTTTAATAGAGTTCAGATGATGCTATTACAGGGAAATAAAATATAGCATTTATATTGTGCTACAATAGATTACTTAGACATAGTGGCAGATGAACGCTATTAATGTTTAATAAATCATAGCGTTCAATAAATGCTACTAAATCTTTTAAACCATAGTGGTCATTAAACACTATAATATACTCTTAACCACAACGTGCCACGAACGCTATAAAATCTTTTGAACCATAGCGGGCACTAAACGCTATTAATAGGCAAGACTTTTAATAACATGGGCTAACATAGCATTTTTATGAATGCTATTTGTAACACACTGATACCGTTTTTTGTCCGctatgaaaaatgatttttcttgtagtgccacCACCAAGGCACCAACAGTTTATATTGATCCGGTTAAAACAATGACTTGGGCTATAGAAATTCAGTGAGAAACTGACCTTAAGAACATGGCTTCTGACAGACAGAGATCGAGCAAAACAGAGTGCAGATATAAAAGCCGCTGCACTTTGTAATGTCGCTGGATTTGGTGGGATACAGGCAAAACAAACGGATCCTGTATTGAGGTCTTCAAAGCTCTCCGTCACGCATTTCACATTAAAGTTGTCTTCCCAGTAGAGCCTCCGCAGATTGGGAGCAAGAATCTTGACCCAACTTTTCAGCCGCAAGCACCTCGTCACTTGTAGTTCCAGTAACCCAGTGCCAGAAATATCCAAACTTTTCAGCCGCAATCCatcaagtttcaaaatttctaGGCCTGGGATGTTGATATTGAGATCATACATTCCTCTACAATCTTTCAAGCACAGTTTCCTAAGGAGAGGTAAACTACGAGGCGATAACAAAACCGGACTAGGAAATCCGTACCTGGATATATTCGATTTGACTCTAATATTCAAATCGAGAACCCTAAGCGTCTTGCAATAAAATAAACTCGAAGGGAGATCAAAGCAACAGCCTGTATCAACGTCAAGTTCGAGTTGTTCGATTCTTTGCTTCATTACTCGATCGATGCAATCCTGCAAGCAAGGGGCACTTACGTTACCGGAGATGCGAAAGGTGGTAATATTGAAGTCCGGTTGACGGCGAGATAACACCGTTGGTATGAAATCCATATCCATGTAATTGCGAGAGAGGCGGGAGAAGTCGAGATGAGGGTGGGAACGCCATAGGGATAGGTGATTCCAGTGTTTGGAGAGAAGGACGGTTTGGACGATGGATCTgaatgggaggagagagaatatgCGGTGGAGTAATTCGACCGGTAAATCACTGATTCTGTCTCTGCTGATTCTCCCCTCCTCCATCTTGTTAATCTCTGCCCCAACCGTTGAGCTCTTGTTCTCCTCGGAGGCTGTTCCCAttgttgttttctctctttttattaGGGTTTCGAATTTGAATGAAGGATTGTGAGATCATCGGCTATTCAAATAGAGTAGTACTCGTTTCTCTGTTTCTCATAAAACCAGCGACGAAAAAGATTAacgctctgtttggaactcaggaaaaagaaaggaaaattaaagaatGTTCCCTCCTGTGGTTTGGTtgtagaggaagagagaagaaaaaaataaagattttgaatgtaataaatagtaaattttctttctcattttctttctcttttattttccttcctttcttttcttttccttaagttccaaacagagcctaaggtACCACATGGTATACTACATGAATTTCGTGTGAGTTACACTCTAGGTCccataaaaattcaaaaaagatatttataaattttaaaatattattttatgaacaaaggtaaaaaatcagcttaaacAAATATcagtaaatattatttttcaatctatagGGGTGAAACTGCGCATTTAACTGCTCAAATGTTTAGTTTCGTCTATATGAATCTAGAAACAATATTTACTGATAttcgttggagttgattttttatagaaccTCATAaatcaatattttaaaatttatgagtcttttttggggtttttgtgAAATCCGGAATGGGCCCCGCATGAAATGCAGTAGAACAATGTAGTGTATGCAGCAtcttttttttcgtattttctCAATTTATGCTAGCCTTTTCTCAAATATTTATACTTGCATcaactttttttaattagtCATTCGTCTCAAAGATATAAATCTACAAAAGTAGAAAAGATATGAccaaaggaaataaaaaattcactaaagatgcaaaaaaaaattaaaaatctgtCTTCATGTCgccttatcaaatttttttcggtAAGTAAATTcatttataccaaaaaaaaaaaaaagcagaagcTACAAACCACAGGGGCATATCCCAGGTAACATGCAACAAAGCTCAGCTCTTTGTCATCTATTGACAAAGAACGGAAACTTATCTAACAATTGTTTACATCAAAAATACGAGAATCCAAAAGCCAATCGTCACAAATCCACCTACTGCACGCAGTGAACTTCACTGATGACCAAGAGCGCAACTTAGCCCTGACAGCATCAAAAATGACCCCAGTACTATCAGCCACACCACGACTTTTTTGCTGAAAAATTCTCAAATTACACTCCCCCCGCAAGCTGTAGATTGCAGCAACCAGAGAGAGTTTGTAAATAGCTTTTCTCAGACCTTTCCCCCCTTCTATTCTGCACAGCCTAGTCAAGCTCCGGAGACAAAGGCAAAACATTCCTAACCTAACAAGGTCATTCCTTACCAAAAGTTGCTTCCACACTTCAGAGGCAAAAGAACattcaaaaaagagagaggcatGGGACTCTAACAGCCCTTTTGGATAGAAGGGTGAGAAAAGCAAAGAAAGGGGTGTGTTCTCCCTCActaatgagaaaagaaaataaattggtGTAATTTCTCACCCTCCCATCCAAATAACGGTGAGAAATCAAATTCTCACAAGTGACTAGTAGAGTTCCGGCGACTCTCCGACGAGCTGaaattctctccctctcatctTCAGCAAacctggtactctctctctctctctctctctctctctctctctctctctctctctctctctccagcgaTGCACAGCCACTCGTCCGACGACGAGAGGGTGGACCACACGCTCCCATTTCTCACAAAATCTCGCCACTTTTGGCGAGAAATGGAACTAGGCTTGGGAGGGGTTCTGGTCTCCCTCcatctctcaccctctctcgcctTCTTCCCCTTCCAAACAAGTGAGAGATTGAGCTCTCTccccatttcttttcttctctcgcGAACTCTCGCGTACCAAATGAGTCCCCCACAAAGCACACACTAAGAAGTAACCGACAAGCTCCGGTTCCCCAATCTATCTTTAGTTGATTCGAttcatttttataattttcttattCCCATCATCGAGATGAATGattattttcccaaattttgaaGAAGGTCTACAGAAAATATCATTAAAAGTTAATAATACCGACTTTCTTGAACAAAAATTAACTTCGGCTAAACTCACTCGTGTTCCAGTTGTCGTACGAGTAAAAGAGTCACAACAGTGCAGAGGAGAATAGGACGAGCAGGGGCGCTTGCCCCccgctcaattttttttttttttaaatttaagattttaaaatgtatattttgtattttctctcgttaattgtatttcataattgtattttctctagtcgactatcatttcattctcaatttcttttccaCATATTTGAACATTGTCATTGTATCGGCAAAATAAGATGTTTAATGTGAAAAATAGCCGTCACTTACTATTTGGAACTCTCTAATGCATTatgtccaaaattcaaaaatgcctAAATCATGGGTTATATGTTTTATACTTCAGCAATTATTAACAATGGGAGCAATAATGCTAAATATTGTGTAGTgaattgctcttagacttgattTGCTGAGACAATTCAAGTAGTTCGATTGTTTTTATATTATATGTATTttactatattaaaaaattatgttaggTTTTTCAATTCTTAGCACAAATGTTTTAACATTGCTTAAAACGAAATTTTATGGTTGAAATGTGTTTAAAATATGCCCCCACTTACATAGatttctggctacgccactgaGTCACAACAATGCTTTTTCTGAACATTAAACTTAAAACCATATTCCAACAAAGCGACTACTGCtgaaaacttaagaaaaatttCATCGCCTCTCTTATATCACAAGAGTTCACACTAGACTTCTGGTAAATGCACTGAAAACTGAAGGCACGCACTATGGCTAAGCACAAAGCACTTTGAAAAGGCAAGGACAACAAAAtctttttggacaaaaatgccaACGAGTAGCATAAAAGTTTCAAACATAAATGTgccaaagtaaaaaaatactacGTACAACTTTAGAAGATGGCCGTGAAAACTTCATTATCTCAAAATGAATCCTTTATCGCTAGAGAGGAGGAACAACCAACCAGTTTGCTCTTTAAAGTTGGGTCATATCTAGCAACGCTCTTCCATGCCCAAACAGCTAACTAGACTGCACTCTTATGCATCTTACTATCACGCACATTACTCCTTGCAACCTTCAGGTGAAACTCGATTGACTTGAGTTTTTGAATTTGAGATATCCAATATTGTTTTTCATTCCACTTCTAAAAGTAACGCAAAACATAATAATATCGTTATAATGCGGGAAAGTTTTCTACTTTCAATTACAGCTTGACGCACATTGAAAACCACACACAAATTGTTCAACACATAGATTGCAAAAAATACATGTCATGACACACCTTCAGAAAGGTTAACAATTTGCGTCGTTATAAATGTGAAATATGCGAAATCATTCAAAGGTATTGGAAAA
The sequence above is drawn from the Rhododendron vialii isolate Sample 1 chromosome 6a, ASM3025357v1 genome and encodes:
- the LOC131330607 gene encoding putative F-box/FBD/LRR-repeat protein At4g03220; amino-acid sequence: MGTASEENKSSTVGAEINKMEEGRISRDRISDLPVELLHRIFSLLPFRSIVQTVLLSKHWNHLSLWRSHPHLDFSRLSRNYMDMDFIPTVLSRRQPDFNITTFRISGNVSAPCLQDCIDRVMKQRIEQLELDVDTGCCFDLPSSLFYCKTLRVLDLNIRVKSNISRYGFPSPVLLSPRSLPLLRKLCLKDCRGMYDLNINIPGLEILKLDGLRLKSLDISGTGLLELQVTRCLRLKSWVKILAPNLRRLYWEDNFNVKCVTESFEDLNTGSVCFACIPPNPATLQSAAAFISALCFARSLSVRSHVLKTLSKIDSEGGLPCSFNNLMTLELHTKNPKDEITGIICLIRSSPILRTITITAKSCYGTGNCTWQEKQYWISQIQKLKSIEFHLKFAR